DNA from Bordetella genomosp. 13:
GTCGTGCGTGGCCGCGCCGGCCAAGTCGTCGGGCTCGGGCGCGCCATCAGGCGCCCTCGGTCCCCTTCGGGGACTTCCCCTCCTCCAATTGGCCGGCGCGGCCACGCACGACATACAGAGGCTGCAACTACACAAAGCCGCGTACGCCTTGGGCCGCCGTCAGCGTAATGCGGAGGACAACACGCATACCGTCGCATGCCGCGGCCTCGCGCATGCCGCTGCTCTGAGTCCTCTGCCTGTGCCATCGGGCCGCTCCGGCCAATTGGAGGGAGGGCAGCCCCCGCAGGGGGCCGAGGGCGCCTGATGGCGCGCCCGAGCCGACCGACTTGGCCGGGGCGGCCCGATGGCACAGGCAGAGGACGCCTCAGAACACAGAATGCCTCCCCACAAGCACGAATCCCACGCAAGAACGCCAATCAACCTACCGATGACTTCCCGACAACGCCATCGTCCGCCCGCACGATACTGCAACCAGCATGGCGCACGGCACATGAGAACTGGCCATAAGAAAGGGCAGACCCTTCCCCGCATGAAAGCGGAAAACGAATCTGCCCCTACGCCGTAACCCTGCGGCGATTACTTGGCCGACATCAGCGCCACGGTCGTGTCGAGCATGCGGTTCGAGAAACCCCACTCGTTGTCGTACCAGGACGAGACCTTCACCAGGCGGCCGGACACCTTCGTCAGCGTGGCGTCGAAAGTGCTGGAGGCCGGGTTGTGGTTGAAGTCCACCGAGACCAGGGGTTCGGTGTTGTAGTCCAGGATGCCCTTCAGTTCGCCTTCCGAGGCGGCCTTCAGGATGCTGTTGACTTCCTCGACGGTGGTGTCGCGCTTGGCGATGAACGACAGGTCGACGATGGAGACGTTGATGGTCGGGACGCGGATCGCGAAGCCGTCCAGCTTGCCGTTGAGTTCGGGCAGCACCAGGCCCACCGCGGCGGCGGCGCCGGTCTTGGTGGGGATCATGCTTTGCGTGGCCGAGCGCGCGCGGCGCAGGTCTTCGTGGTAGACGTCGGTGAGCACCTGGTCGTTGGTGTAGGCGTGCACCGTGGTCATCAGGCCGGACTCGACGCCCAGCTTGTCGTTCAGCGGCTTGACCAGCGGGGCCAGGCAGTTGGTGGTGCACGAGGCGTTGGAGATGACGGTGTCCGACGCCTTCAGCACGCCGTGGTTCACGCCGTACACGATGGTGGCGTCGACGTCCTTGCCGCCGGGGGCCGAGATGACCACCTTCTTGGCGCCGCCCTTCAGGTGCGCGCCGGCCTTTTCCTTGGTGGTGAAAAAGCCCGTGCACTCGAGCACCACGTCGACCTTCAGCTCGCCCCAGGGCAGCTCGGCCGGATTGCGGTTGGCCAGCACGCGGATGCGGTCGCCGTTGACGACCATGTAGTCGCCGTCGACTTCGACGGTGCCCGGGAACTTGCCGTGGGCGGTGTCGTAGCGCGTCAGGTGCGCATTGGTCTTGGGATCGCCCAGGTCGTTGATGGCGACGATCTCGATGTCGTGCTTCTTGCCGCCCTCGTAGTGAGCGCGCAGGACATTGCGGCCGATGCGGCCGTACCCGTTGATGGCAACGCGAATGGTCATGACTGAAGCTCCTCGTTTTATTGCAAAACCTGCTTGACGGTCTCGGCCACCTTGTCGGCGGTCAGACCGAAGAACTTGAACAGCGCGCCCGCGGGGGCCGATTCGCCGTACCGGTCGATGCCGACCACGGCGCCCTCCAGGCCCACGTACTTGTGCCAGAAGGCGGTGACGCCGGCCTCGACCGCGACGCGCGGCAGGCCCTTCGGCAGCACCGAGGCCTTCCAGGCCGCGTCCTGGCGGTCGAACACGTCGGTGCTGGGCATGGAGACCACGCGCACGGCGATGCCTTCCTTGGCCAGCTGCGCCTGCGCATCCAGCGCCAGCGCGACTTCCGAGCCGGTGGCGATGATGACCGCGCGCGCGCCCTCGGCGTCGCGCAGCACGTAGCCGCCGCGCGCGATGGCCTGCACCGTGTCGGCGTCGCGGGGCACGAAGGGCAGGTTCTGGCGCGACAGCAGCAGCGCCGTGGGGCCGCCGTCGCGCACCGTCATGCCGATGCTGGCGGGACGGCTTACCGCCGAGCCCCATGCCACCGCGGTTTCCGTGGTGTCGCAAGGACGCCAGACCGACAGGTTGGGAATGAGGCGCAGGCTGGCCGCGTGCTCGATGGATTGGTGCGTGGGACCGTCTTCGCCCAGGCCGATGGAGTCGTGCGTGAACACGTGCACCACGCGCTGCTTCATCAGCGCGGCCATGCGGATGGCGTTGCGGGAATAGTCGGAGAACGTGAGGAACGTGCCGCCGAACGGCAGGTAGCCGCCGTGCAGGGCCACGCCGTTCATGACGGCGGCCATGCCGAACTCGCGCACGCCGTAGTTGATGTGGCGGCCGAAGTTGATGGCGCCTTCACCGGCGCGCACCGGGGCCACGCCCTTCCAGTCGGTGAAGTTCGAGCCGGTCAGGTCGGCCGAGCCGCCCAGCATCTCGGGCAGCACCTCAGCCAGCGCGGCGATGGCGAACTGCGAGGCCTTGCGCGAGGCCACGGTCTCGGCCTTTTCGACGGTGGCGGCCACGTAGGCCTGCAGCTTGTCGGCGAAGCCCTTGGGCAGGTCGCCCTGCATGCGGCGCGTGAACTCGGCGGCCTCGGCGGGATAGGCGGCGGCATAGGCGTCGAAGGCGGCCTGCCAGTCGGCCTGCGATTCGGCGCCGAACTCGCGCGCATTCCAGCCGTCGTAGACCTCTTGCGGAATGGAGAAGGGTTCGCCGTGCCAGCCCAGCGCGGCGCGCGTGGCGGCGATCTCGTCCTTGCCCAGCGGGGCGCCGTGCACGTCGTGCGTGCCGGCCTTGTTGGGCGAGCCCTTGCCGATGACGGTGCGGCACACGATGAGCGTGGGCTTGGCCGACTGCGCGCGCGCCTGCTTGATGGCGGCGTCCACCGCGTCGACGTCGTGGCCGTCAACGCCGCGCACCACGTTCCAGCCGTAGCTTTCGAAGCGCGCCGCGGTGTCGTCGGCGAACCAGTGTTCGACGTGGCCGTCGATGGAGATGCCGTTGTCGTCGTACAGCACGACCAGCTTGGACAGCTTGAGCGTGCCGGCCAGCGAGCACACTTCGTGCGAGATGCCTTCCATCAGGCAGCCGTCGCCCACGAACACGTATGTACTGTGATCGACGATGGTGTGGCCGGGCTTGTTGAACTCGGCGGCCAGCAGCGCTTCGGCCAGCGCCATGCCCACGCCGTTGGACAGGCCCTGGCCCAGCGGGCCGGTGGTGGTTTCCACGCCCGGGGTGATGCCCACTTCGGGGTGGCCTGGGGTCTTGGAATGCAGCTGGCGGAACTGCTTGATCTCGTCGAGCGGCAGGTCGTAGCCGGTGAGGTGCAGCAGCGCGTAGATCAGCATCGAGCCGTGGCCGTTGGACAGCACGAAG
Protein-coding regions in this window:
- the gap gene encoding type I glyceraldehyde-3-phosphate dehydrogenase, with amino-acid sequence MTIRVAINGYGRIGRNVLRAHYEGGKKHDIEIVAINDLGDPKTNAHLTRYDTAHGKFPGTVEVDGDYMVVNGDRIRVLANRNPAELPWGELKVDVVLECTGFFTTKEKAGAHLKGGAKKVVISAPGGKDVDATIVYGVNHGVLKASDTVISNASCTTNCLAPLVKPLNDKLGVESGLMTTVHAYTNDQVLTDVYHEDLRRARSATQSMIPTKTGAAAAVGLVLPELNGKLDGFAIRVPTINVSIVDLSFIAKRDTTVEEVNSILKAASEGELKGILDYNTEPLVSVDFNHNPASSTFDATLTKVSGRLVKVSSWYDNEWGFSNRMLDTTVALMSAK
- the tkt gene encoding transketolase, giving the protein MSLSSAPNPLADALRVLAMDAVQQANSGHPGAPMGMAEIAQALWTRNLRHNPADPAWANRDRFVLSNGHGSMLIYALLHLTGYDLPLDEIKQFRQLHSKTPGHPEVGITPGVETTTGPLGQGLSNGVGMALAEALLAAEFNKPGHTIVDHSTYVFVGDGCLMEGISHEVCSLAGTLKLSKLVVLYDDNGISIDGHVEHWFADDTAARFESYGWNVVRGVDGHDVDAVDAAIKQARAQSAKPTLIVCRTVIGKGSPNKAGTHDVHGAPLGKDEIAATRAALGWHGEPFSIPQEVYDGWNAREFGAESQADWQAAFDAYAAAYPAEAAEFTRRMQGDLPKGFADKLQAYVAATVEKAETVASRKASQFAIAALAEVLPEMLGGSADLTGSNFTDWKGVAPVRAGEGAINFGRHINYGVREFGMAAVMNGVALHGGYLPFGGTFLTFSDYSRNAIRMAALMKQRVVHVFTHDSIGLGEDGPTHQSIEHAASLRLIPNLSVWRPCDTTETAVAWGSAVSRPASIGMTVRDGGPTALLLSRQNLPFVPRDADTVQAIARGGYVLRDAEGARAVIIATGSEVALALDAQAQLAKEGIAVRVVSMPSTDVFDRQDAAWKASVLPKGLPRVAVEAGVTAFWHKYVGLEGAVVGIDRYGESAPAGALFKFFGLTADKVAETVKQVLQ